From a region of the Sesamum indicum cultivar Zhongzhi No. 13 linkage group LG3, S_indicum_v1.0, whole genome shotgun sequence genome:
- the LOC105157429 gene encoding E3 ubiquitin-protein ligase BOI-like isoform X2: MLGGGGNNRNTMFPGFMEENRVPYDNNTLPQLQLFGHVPIGAAVGTVNCMGNGQAPTDSRPINRVGEGDTLSMQQKLHISLNNNFCQDEAGNIGTVLNPNPVSTGLKLSCEEEERNSSVTSACENMKNNLPAVLSLGNTIKMEIDRQTEEFGRYIKLQEENILKGVREINQRHTVSLLNALEKGINRKLHEKELEIESMNRKNKELGDRIKQVAMEAQSWHYRAKYNESVVNVLKSNIQQLLAQGTAQAREGSGDSEVDDAVSCSNHQRIISGSGNQGLQNHPPKCRVCNGKEVCVLILPCRHLCLCIDCEGFIDVCPVCQVMKTASVHVYM, encoded by the exons ATGTTAGGAGGAGGTGGAAATAATAGAAACACAATGTTCCCTGGTTTTATGGAGGAAAATCGTGTTCCGTATGATAACAATACATTGCCTCAACTCCAGTTGTTTGGGCATG TTCCAATAGGTGCTGCTGTTGGCACTGTAAACTGTATGGGTAACGGGCAGGCACCCACTGATAGTCGCCCAATCAACAGAGTTGGGGAAGGGGATACTTTGTCTATGCAGCAGAAGCTTCACATATCTTTGAATAACAACTTTTGTCAGGATGAAGCTGGCAATATTGGAACTGTTTTAAATCCTAATCCCGTTTCAACTGGGCTCAAGCTTTCTTGTGAGGAAGAAGAGCGAAATTCCTCTGTTACTTCAGCCTGTGAGAATATGAAAAACAATCTTCCTGCTGTGCTTTCCCTTGGTAACACTATCAAAATGGAGATAGATCGACAGACAGAAGAATTTGGCCGATACATTAAACTTCAG GAGGAGAATATCTTGAAGGGCGTGAGAGAGATAAATCAACGGCACACCGTCTCTTTACTGAATGCTTTGGAAAAAGGCATCAACAGGAAATTGCACGAGAAGGAGCTCGAAATCGAGAGTATGAACCGAAAGAACAAGGAGCTGGGAGATCGGATAAAGCAGGTTGCCATGGAAGCCCAATCGTGGCACTACAGAGCAAAGTACAATGAATCCGTTGTAAATGTCCTCAAGAGCAATATTCAGCAGCTCTTGGCACAAGGCACGGCCCAAGCTCGTGAGGGTTCTGGAGACAGTGAGGTCGATGATGCAGTTTCTTGCTCGAATCATCAGAGAATCATTAGCGGCTCTGGAAATCAAGGGCTCCAAAACCATCCACCGAAATGCAGAGTTTGCAATGGTAAAGAAGTCTGTGTCTTAATATTGCCTTGCCGGCACTTGTGTCTGTGTATCGATTGTGAAGGTTTCATCGACGTTTGCCCTGTGTGCCAGGTAATGAAGACTGCAAGTGTTCATGTATACATGTAA
- the LOC105157429 gene encoding E3 ubiquitin-protein ligase BOI-like isoform X1: MLIFFYGIFPIWDSWNRKMLGGGGNNRNTMFPGFMEENRVPYDNNTLPQLQLFGHVPIGAAVGTVNCMGNGQAPTDSRPINRVGEGDTLSMQQKLHISLNNNFCQDEAGNIGTVLNPNPVSTGLKLSCEEEERNSSVTSACENMKNNLPAVLSLGNTIKMEIDRQTEEFGRYIKLQEENILKGVREINQRHTVSLLNALEKGINRKLHEKELEIESMNRKNKELGDRIKQVAMEAQSWHYRAKYNESVVNVLKSNIQQLLAQGTAQAREGSGDSEVDDAVSCSNHQRIISGSGNQGLQNHPPKCRVCNGKEVCVLILPCRHLCLCIDCEGFIDVCPVCQVMKTASVHVYM, encoded by the exons ATGCTGATTTTTTTCTATGGGATATTTCCTATTTGGGATTCCTGGAATAG GAAGATGTTAGGAGGAGGTGGAAATAATAGAAACACAATGTTCCCTGGTTTTATGGAGGAAAATCGTGTTCCGTATGATAACAATACATTGCCTCAACTCCAGTTGTTTGGGCATG TTCCAATAGGTGCTGCTGTTGGCACTGTAAACTGTATGGGTAACGGGCAGGCACCCACTGATAGTCGCCCAATCAACAGAGTTGGGGAAGGGGATACTTTGTCTATGCAGCAGAAGCTTCACATATCTTTGAATAACAACTTTTGTCAGGATGAAGCTGGCAATATTGGAACTGTTTTAAATCCTAATCCCGTTTCAACTGGGCTCAAGCTTTCTTGTGAGGAAGAAGAGCGAAATTCCTCTGTTACTTCAGCCTGTGAGAATATGAAAAACAATCTTCCTGCTGTGCTTTCCCTTGGTAACACTATCAAAATGGAGATAGATCGACAGACAGAAGAATTTGGCCGATACATTAAACTTCAG GAGGAGAATATCTTGAAGGGCGTGAGAGAGATAAATCAACGGCACACCGTCTCTTTACTGAATGCTTTGGAAAAAGGCATCAACAGGAAATTGCACGAGAAGGAGCTCGAAATCGAGAGTATGAACCGAAAGAACAAGGAGCTGGGAGATCGGATAAAGCAGGTTGCCATGGAAGCCCAATCGTGGCACTACAGAGCAAAGTACAATGAATCCGTTGTAAATGTCCTCAAGAGCAATATTCAGCAGCTCTTGGCACAAGGCACGGCCCAAGCTCGTGAGGGTTCTGGAGACAGTGAGGTCGATGATGCAGTTTCTTGCTCGAATCATCAGAGAATCATTAGCGGCTCTGGAAATCAAGGGCTCCAAAACCATCCACCGAAATGCAGAGTTTGCAATGGTAAAGAAGTCTGTGTCTTAATATTGCCTTGCCGGCACTTGTGTCTGTGTATCGATTGTGAAGGTTTCATCGACGTTTGCCCTGTGTGCCAGGTAATGAAGACTGCAAGTGTTCATGTATACATGTAA